From Anaerolineales bacterium, a single genomic window includes:
- a CDS encoding oxidoreductase codes for FSLGQDELLQRFIPSLARINPKFEPGWVNKTWLYRTKYAQPVPLLNHSRNIPAIQTPIPGLYFASMSQVYPWDRGTNFAVEIGRKAAHIMHEGQVSLTR; via the coding sequence TTCTCTTTGGGTCAGGATGAGCTTCTTCAACGCTTCATTCCTTCCCTGGCCCGCATCAATCCCAAATTCGAGCCGGGCTGGGTGAACAAGACCTGGCTGTACCGCACAAAGTATGCCCAACCCGTCCCATTACTGAACCACTCGCGCAATATTCCCGCCATCCAGACCCCCATTCCAGGCCTTTATTTCGCCAGTATGAGCCAGGTCTATCCATGGGATCGTGGTACGAACTTCGCGGTTGAGATCGGCCGTAAGGCTGCCCACATCATGCATGAAGGTCAAGTTTCGCTCACCAGGTAA